The following proteins come from a genomic window of Rhodohalobacter sp. 614A:
- a CDS encoding VCBS repeat-containing protein, which produces MLYAISFFLILQVLQSVQPLFEELPPNQTGIEFENTLVEGPGNNILESEFFYNGGGVAVGDVNSDGLTDIYFTANQGENALYLNQGNFRFRNITQEGGVSDTGGWSAGVTMGDINGDGLLDLYVCKAGKIEESARRNKLFIHQGFNSQGFPEFREMAAEYGLNDPGYCTQSALFDYNRDGLLDLFIVNYNTRDFTRFDIKTIRNERDRYAGDKLYRNNGDGTFTNVSEEAGIFQNPIGFGLSATVSDLNMDGWPDIYVTNDYMERDYMYINQGDGTFADEILVRTNVTSYFSMGSDISDIDNNGTPDILTADMLPAEYERRTMFKTPDYSIYERLAANGYHRKNMRNALQINNGEGLFTEVAQLAGISATDWSWATLMADFDNDGKKDVFITNGFPRFYTDLDYLNNILWKQFPDVDLPDDPELKYNLTRQMKSVEMHNFAFRNAGDYSFEDVSSKWGINKYSVSGGAAYADLDNDGDLDLVVNNWNDSPSVFRNRARETGNANYLKVILEGSGSNRYGIGSKVKVTGPDGEIFYREVFQTRGFQSSVDPILHFGLGTLQNVDIEIIWPDQTRQVIQSVNANQTLVLRKNGAQNLNDEPKPEPLFVQLNPEALGIVEGHQGNVFRDKIFSPLMPYTLSNLGPATAVGDINGDGLQDLFIGGGQEQAARVYLQQTDGTFLLTTQRHLQFHAGYEDVDALFFDADGNGTTDLYVVSGGNFDQMNSHEYQDRLYLNDGFGTFRYAQNSLPKMNASGGAVTVLDIEGDGDADLFVGGRTLTGQYPMPPRSYLLRNDSGVFTEVTEDVAPGLVRPGLVTDVVWFDTNGDGNNELVIAGEWMPVRVFENRSGSFREITKSAGLEHTAGWWNVLEVADVNSDGLPDLLAGNIGLNHFLKASQENPAIVYYGDFNGNGLRDPLITYVLNGKRVPFPGRDLFLRQVSGYEDKFPDYESWAKATVEDILSRNQIEDAYKYEAHTFASTLFMNMGNGRFESKSLPAEVQMAPVYDFFVGDFFGEEKSDILAVGNNYGTRPELGPLASHGVFLRMNAKDEYEIIPSSESGFYAAGDVRSMAFIPSQMGPLFILGRNEEPVLVYFYQGFKKD; this is translated from the coding sequence ATGTTGTATGCCATTTCTTTTTTTCTAATCCTCCAGGTTTTACAATCAGTCCAGCCACTTTTTGAAGAGCTTCCTCCTAATCAAACAGGAATTGAGTTCGAAAATACATTGGTTGAAGGGCCGGGAAATAATATCCTAGAATCCGAATTTTTTTATAACGGAGGTGGTGTAGCCGTTGGTGATGTAAACAGTGATGGTTTAACGGATATTTACTTTACTGCCAACCAGGGAGAAAATGCACTTTATCTAAATCAGGGCAATTTTCGATTTAGAAATATTACACAAGAAGGGGGTGTAAGTGATACGGGGGGATGGTCCGCAGGGGTAACCATGGGCGATATCAACGGCGACGGATTGCTAGATCTATATGTGTGTAAAGCGGGAAAAATTGAGGAGAGTGCGCGAAGAAATAAATTGTTTATTCACCAGGGATTTAACAGTCAGGGATTCCCGGAATTCCGCGAAATGGCCGCAGAATATGGGTTAAACGATCCCGGGTATTGCACACAGTCTGCTTTGTTTGATTACAACAGGGATGGCCTTCTGGACCTGTTTATCGTCAATTACAATACCAGGGATTTTACCCGGTTTGATATCAAAACTATCAGAAATGAAAGAGATAGATATGCCGGAGATAAACTTTACCGAAATAATGGTGATGGAACGTTTACCAACGTCAGTGAGGAAGCCGGAATTTTTCAGAATCCAATTGGTTTTGGTTTGAGTGCTACAGTTTCAGACCTCAACATGGATGGATGGCCTGATATCTATGTTACCAATGACTACATGGAACGGGATTACATGTATATCAACCAGGGAGATGGAACCTTTGCCGATGAAATTCTGGTACGAACAAATGTCACCTCCTATTTTTCTATGGGTTCCGATATTTCGGATATTGATAACAACGGCACTCCGGATATTTTGACAGCAGATATGCTGCCCGCTGAGTACGAACGAAGAACAATGTTCAAGACGCCCGATTACTCCATTTATGAACGCCTTGCGGCAAATGGTTATCATCGCAAGAACATGCGTAATGCACTTCAGATTAATAATGGTGAGGGGTTATTTACAGAAGTTGCCCAGCTTGCAGGCATTTCTGCAACTGACTGGAGCTGGGCAACCCTTATGGCCGATTTTGATAATGACGGAAAAAAAGATGTGTTCATCACAAATGGTTTTCCACGGTTTTATACGGACCTTGATTACCTGAATAACATACTCTGGAAGCAATTTCCGGATGTTGATCTGCCGGATGATCCCGAATTGAAATATAATCTCACAAGGCAAATGAAGTCTGTTGAGATGCACAATTTTGCATTTAGAAATGCTGGAGATTATTCATTTGAAGATGTGAGCAGTAAATGGGGTATCAACAAATATTCAGTATCCGGAGGGGCGGCTTATGCTGATTTGGATAATGATGGCGATCTCGATCTGGTCGTGAATAATTGGAATGATTCACCGTCAGTATTCCGAAACCGTGCCCGCGAAACAGGGAATGCAAATTACCTTAAAGTGATTCTCGAAGGCAGTGGCTCAAACAGGTATGGGATTGGTTCCAAAGTGAAAGTAACCGGCCCGGATGGCGAGATTTTTTATCGTGAAGTTTTCCAGACAAGAGGGTTTCAGTCTTCCGTGGATCCAATCCTTCATTTTGGATTAGGTACACTTCAAAATGTTGATATTGAAATCATTTGGCCCGATCAAACCCGGCAGGTTATTCAAAGTGTTAATGCAAATCAGACACTCGTACTTCGTAAAAACGGAGCTCAGAATTTAAATGACGAGCCGAAACCGGAACCTCTATTTGTGCAACTCAATCCGGAAGCACTTGGTATTGTTGAAGGTCATCAGGGAAATGTATTTCGCGACAAGATTTTCAGTCCGTTAATGCCTTACACCCTTTCTAACCTGGGGCCTGCTACGGCTGTCGGTGATATTAATGGAGACGGATTACAGGATCTTTTTATTGGCGGTGGACAAGAACAGGCGGCCAGAGTTTATCTTCAACAAACCGATGGCACGTTTCTTCTTACCACTCAGCGTCACTTACAATTTCATGCCGGTTATGAAGATGTAGACGCTCTTTTCTTTGATGCTGATGGCAATGGTACAACGGATCTCTATGTAGTCTCTGGTGGAAATTTCGATCAAATGAATAGCCACGAATACCAGGATCGTCTTTATCTTAATGATGGTTTTGGAACCTTTCGGTACGCTCAAAATTCCTTGCCAAAAATGAACGCCAGTGGAGGGGCTGTAACGGTTCTGGATATTGAAGGCGACGGAGACGCCGATCTTTTTGTGGGCGGCAGAACGTTGACAGGACAATATCCAATGCCGCCACGAAGCTATCTGTTGCGAAACGATAGCGGCGTATTTACCGAAGTGACGGAAGATGTTGCGCCGGGATTAGTAAGGCCGGGATTAGTAACAGATGTTGTTTGGTTTGATACAAATGGCGATGGCAATAACGAATTGGTTATAGCTGGTGAATGGATGCCTGTTCGGGTTTTCGAAAACAGAAGCGGTTCATTCCGGGAAATCACAAAGAGTGCAGGCTTGGAACATACTGCCGGATGGTGGAATGTTTTGGAAGTTGCAGACGTCAACAGTGATGGGCTTCCGGATCTTTTGGCTGGCAATATTGGATTAAACCACTTTTTAAAAGCTTCTCAAGAAAACCCGGCGATTGTTTACTACGGAGATTTCAATGGTAATGGATTGCGAGATCCGCTTATTACTTATGTGTTGAATGGAAAACGCGTCCCGTTTCCGGGGCGCGATCTTTTTTTGAGACAGGTTTCCGGATATGAAGATAAATTCCCGGATTATGAATCCTGGGCTAAAGCAACAGTTGAAGATATTCTGAGCAGAAATCAGATAGAAGATGCTTACAAATACGAAGCTCATACATTTGCCTCCACCCTTTTTATGAATATGGGTAACGGGCGCTTTGAATCGAAAAGCTTACCGGCAGAGGTGCAAATGGCACCTGTTTATGATTTTTTTGTAGGAGACTTTTTTGGGGAGGAAAAGTCCGACATTCTCGCAGTTGGAAATAACTATGGAACAAGGCCTGAATTAGGTCCCTTGGCAAGCCACGGAGTATTTCTTAGAATGAATGCCAAAGATGAATACGAGATAATCCCATCCTCTGAAAGTGGTTTTTATGCGGCCGGTGACGTTAGAAGTATGGCTTTTATCCCAAGCCAGATGGGCCCTCTTTTTATCCTTGGGAGAAATGAAGAGCCTGTTTTGGTGTACTTTTATCAGGGGTTTAAAAAAGACTAA
- a CDS encoding SusD/RagB family nutrient-binding outer membrane lipoprotein: MKYFNYLAAVTLTVLLFLSGCDTTNLHELNENPTVAEDIDPGFILAYTQLQVSGERYENWRTQLIYQSTMIQHLATTAGYWAGDKYTYDSAYSAALWDRAFTNYIKELVTLVDITDPTVEGQEEFVNYHAIARIWKVVAFQRVTDIYGDIPYFNAGKGFSERDFFPAYDPQSEIYMDMLNELEEAAGLLTSSATNPGNQDLIYGGDIEQWRRYAYSMMLRLGLRMVKVDPAAAQEWVQKAIAGGVMTSNADISYVQHTDGPEGINKNGIGEVFLWNGTAFTNDDSSLLSKTLVDWMTEHNDPRLEKLSWVANGGPAQGLPNGLDVASLANYDPDYVKDDYSRVEPRFVLNESPMVFQTYAEVEFMVAEAIERGWATGSAAEHYNAGVRAAMELYSIYDPAVEVASADIDAYLAANPYNSANGLEMIGEQYWMVTFLNWYETYANWRRTGYPELVPVDYPGNQSDGQIPRRLIYPTSEASNNPEGYQAAISRQGPDRFTTRMWWDVAQ, encoded by the coding sequence ATGAAATATTTCAATTATTTGGCAGCCGTTACTTTAACAGTTTTGCTGTTTCTCTCTGGTTGCGATACGACCAACTTACATGAATTGAATGAAAACCCGACCGTTGCAGAAGATATAGACCCTGGCTTTATACTGGCCTACACACAACTGCAAGTATCGGGTGAGCGATATGAAAACTGGCGTACCCAGTTGATTTATCAGTCCACCATGATCCAGCATTTAGCCACCACTGCTGGCTATTGGGCTGGTGACAAGTATACATATGATTCTGCATATTCTGCGGCACTTTGGGACAGGGCTTTTACCAACTACATCAAAGAATTGGTGACGTTGGTAGATATTACAGATCCAACGGTTGAAGGACAGGAAGAGTTTGTGAACTATCATGCCATTGCACGCATTTGGAAAGTAGTAGCTTTTCAGCGCGTTACTGATATTTATGGTGATATTCCTTACTTCAATGCAGGTAAAGGATTCAGTGAACGGGATTTCTTCCCGGCCTACGATCCACAATCAGAGATCTATATGGATATGCTGAATGAACTGGAAGAAGCCGCTGGATTATTAACCAGCAGTGCTACCAATCCGGGTAATCAGGATTTGATCTATGGAGGTGATATAGAACAGTGGCGACGATATGCATACTCTATGATGCTGCGTCTCGGTCTGCGAATGGTTAAAGTGGATCCGGCAGCCGCCCAGGAATGGGTTCAAAAAGCTATTGCCGGTGGCGTAATGACCAGTAATGCAGACATCAGCTACGTTCAGCATACGGACGGACCAGAAGGGATTAATAAGAATGGAATTGGCGAAGTATTCCTGTGGAACGGAACAGCTTTCACCAATGACGATTCTTCTCTCTTGAGTAAAACCTTGGTAGATTGGATGACCGAGCATAATGACCCACGTTTAGAGAAGTTGAGCTGGGTTGCTAATGGTGGGCCTGCACAAGGATTGCCAAATGGGTTAGACGTGGCATCCCTCGCGAATTATGATCCTGATTATGTCAAAGACGACTACAGTCGTGTGGAGCCAAGATTTGTGCTGAATGAGTCACCCATGGTATTTCAAACTTATGCAGAGGTTGAATTCATGGTTGCTGAAGCCATAGAACGAGGCTGGGCAACGGGTAGTGCAGCAGAGCATTACAACGCCGGAGTTCGCGCTGCGATGGAGTTGTATTCCATTTATGATCCTGCAGTTGAAGTCGCATCTGCTGATATTGATGCATATCTGGCAGCCAATCCCTATAATTCAGCCAACGGGCTTGAAATGATTGGCGAACAGTACTGGATGGTAACATTCCTGAATTGGTATGAAACCTATGCCAACTGGAGACGAACCGGTTATCCTGAATTGGTACCTGTTGATTATCCGGGAAATCAATCTGACGGCCAGATTCCGCGACGATTAATTTACCCAACCAGTGAAGCAAGTAATAACCCCGAAGGTTACCAGGCTGCCATCAGCCGACAGGGACCAGACAGGTTTACAACACGCATGTGGTGGGATGTTGCACAATAG
- a CDS encoding SusC/RagA family TonB-linked outer membrane protein, whose protein sequence is MHSPYNNFLKRLIRALGLLSLVFCLAFSITDSALAQGFEVTGQVLDADSGEPIPGVNIVEVGTQTGTVTDPDGEFSLTVSGSDVELRFSFVGYEPQVVALNNRANITVNLQQSTALLDDLVVTAFGMERERKALGYSVSQVQGAELAQAREVNLGDALQGRVAGVNVSNIGSGVGGSSRVVIRGNTSLSGNNEPLYVIDGIPMDNTQLGSASMWGGSDWGDGLTSLNADDIESISVLKGGTAAALWGSRASNGVVLITTKDGSGAQGQGIGVEINSNVTVESFINTYDFQNEYGHGTDGIAPRDAIEGFEYGASAWGTRLDGSNVYQFDGVQRPYVANDDNYKNFYNTGYTNTNTVALTGGTTNQSFRLSLSDLRNESIVPNSGMNRQTVMLSSNGRWADRLSVDTKLQYTREDVKNRARLSDAPGNANYTLAVLPPSINVLDLKGPTDKLGALADGTEMLYTNNNFSQNPYWATYQFVNDNIRDRFMGSGTLRFDITEWLYVRGRAGMDWYTNRRTNIEPYGTAYITEGAMNEIEQRVREINLEYMVGLDQTFGDFGVSGLFGGTWMRHSYEQLNGRGAEFNIPFLHTISNGGAQSITYEFSEYGINSLFGSAEFSWRDLVYVTATARNDWFSTLPIDSNSILYPSIGASFVFSDAFDLPEAITFGRVRASWAQVGGGTDPYKLALNYSLVGQGHNGAALGQITQDNVPNNALVPLTLEEYEIGFDIRLFDNRVGIDYAFYNKKTTDDILDATISGTSGYSGATVNVGEVSNTGHEFLINVNPVRNINFNWDVTVNFSYNDNKVEQLYQDASILNVQDARNQYTSSQHRIAFTDADGEYFEGGYSVIVGREHLRINGQKVYDADGLPVWDPKMRVLGSGIHPWGGGIQNNFSYKNFNFGFLVDFKFGGDIFTGTNSTAYSSGMHKATLEGRETGLTINGVDEDGNAQTWNILPNTAENAEEITVQNYYGRLSQISEYFVEDADFVKLRSLTVGYQIPARYLSNLPFSDASVSLVGRNLWLIHSKVDNVDPESTYNTSNGQGLEWFGVPQTRSFGLNVNLKF, encoded by the coding sequence ATGCACAGTCCGTACAATAACTTCCTTAAAAGGTTGATCAGGGCACTGGGACTACTCAGTCTGGTGTTTTGTTTGGCTTTTAGTATTACAGATTCTGCGTTAGCGCAGGGATTTGAGGTAACCGGTCAGGTATTGGATGCTGATTCTGGTGAGCCTATTCCAGGTGTAAACATCGTAGAAGTTGGGACCCAAACGGGTACGGTAACCGATCCGGATGGTGAGTTTAGCCTCACAGTATCTGGATCCGACGTAGAATTAAGATTTTCATTTGTTGGTTATGAGCCACAGGTAGTTGCTCTGAATAACAGGGCGAATATTACAGTAAATCTGCAGCAGTCTACTGCTTTGCTTGATGACCTTGTGGTAACAGCCTTTGGTATGGAGAGAGAACGAAAAGCTCTCGGGTATTCCGTATCACAGGTCCAGGGAGCCGAATTAGCCCAGGCCCGTGAAGTAAACCTTGGGGACGCTCTTCAGGGCCGTGTTGCGGGTGTGAATGTTAGCAATATCGGTTCAGGTGTTGGCGGATCAAGCCGTGTTGTTATTCGTGGTAATACTTCTCTCAGTGGGAATAATGAACCTCTTTATGTGATTGACGGTATCCCGATGGATAACACCCAACTGGGTTCTGCAAGTATGTGGGGTGGCTCTGACTGGGGTGACGGTCTGACAAGCTTAAATGCTGATGATATTGAAAGCATTAGTGTTTTGAAAGGAGGAACGGCTGCTGCACTTTGGGGCTCACGAGCTTCTAATGGTGTTGTTTTGATTACAACCAAAGACGGTTCCGGTGCTCAGGGTCAAGGTATTGGGGTAGAGATCAACTCAAACGTTACGGTTGAGTCTTTCATTAACACCTACGATTTCCAAAATGAATATGGCCATGGAACCGATGGAATCGCACCACGGGATGCTATCGAAGGTTTTGAATATGGTGCTTCTGCGTGGGGAACAAGACTTGACGGGTCTAATGTGTACCAGTTTGATGGTGTTCAAAGACCATATGTAGCCAACGATGATAACTACAAAAACTTCTATAATACCGGCTATACAAATACCAATACAGTTGCATTAACAGGTGGTACAACCAACCAGTCTTTCCGGTTATCACTATCTGATTTAAGAAATGAGTCAATTGTACCGAACTCAGGCATGAACCGACAAACTGTAATGCTGAGTTCAAATGGGCGATGGGCAGACCGTTTAAGCGTAGATACAAAACTTCAGTATACACGTGAAGATGTAAAAAACCGTGCCCGATTATCAGATGCCCCTGGTAATGCTAACTATACGCTTGCGGTATTACCTCCAAGTATCAATGTTTTAGACCTGAAAGGGCCTACCGATAAATTGGGTGCATTGGCAGATGGAACAGAAATGCTCTATACCAATAATAATTTCTCACAAAATCCATACTGGGCAACTTATCAGTTTGTGAATGATAACATACGTGACCGGTTTATGGGCTCTGGAACCCTTCGTTTTGATATTACGGAGTGGTTGTATGTTCGGGGACGAGCAGGTATGGACTGGTATACCAACAGACGAACAAATATTGAACCTTATGGCACCGCTTACATCACAGAAGGTGCTATGAACGAGATTGAGCAACGAGTTCGTGAAATCAATCTCGAATATATGGTTGGTTTAGATCAAACCTTCGGCGATTTTGGCGTCAGTGGATTGTTTGGTGGTACCTGGATGAGACACAGTTACGAGCAGTTGAACGGAAGAGGTGCTGAATTTAATATTCCATTCCTTCATACCATTTCAAACGGTGGAGCACAAAGTATTACGTACGAATTCAGCGAATATGGAATTAACTCTCTGTTCGGTTCTGCAGAATTTTCCTGGAGAGATCTTGTGTATGTAACAGCTACTGCAAGAAATGACTGGTTCTCCACACTGCCAATAGATTCAAACAGTATTCTTTATCCAAGTATTGGTGCCAGCTTTGTCTTCTCAGATGCGTTTGATCTTCCGGAAGCAATTACCTTTGGACGTGTCAGAGCATCCTGGGCACAGGTAGGCGGTGGTACAGATCCCTATAAACTGGCTTTGAATTATAGTTTGGTAGGCCAGGGACATAATGGAGCAGCTTTAGGGCAAATTACCCAAGATAACGTACCTAACAATGCCCTCGTACCACTTACACTTGAAGAATACGAAATTGGGTTTGATATACGGTTATTCGATAATCGTGTAGGGATTGATTATGCATTCTATAACAAGAAAACGACCGATGATATCCTTGACGCCACCATTTCAGGTACTTCCGGCTATTCGGGAGCTACTGTGAATGTTGGTGAAGTATCAAACACCGGTCATGAGTTTCTCATTAATGTAAACCCTGTTCGAAATATTAATTTTAACTGGGATGTAACAGTTAACTTTTCCTACAACGACAATAAGGTAGAGCAGCTGTATCAGGATGCCAGTATTCTGAATGTGCAGGATGCCCGAAATCAATATACATCCTCTCAACACCGTATTGCTTTTACCGATGCAGACGGTGAGTATTTTGAAGGTGGCTACAGTGTAATTGTTGGACGAGAGCACCTGAGAATTAACGGCCAGAAAGTGTATGATGCAGATGGGCTTCCTGTTTGGGATCCTAAAATGCGAGTCCTTGGCAGCGGTATCCATCCATGGGGTGGCGGTATTCAGAATAACTTCTCATACAAAAACTTCAATTTTGGATTCCTGGTGGACTTCAAATTTGGTGGAGATATTTTTACCGGAACCAATTCCACAGCATACTCAAGCGGTATGCACAAAGCCACTCTTGAAGGCCGTGAAACCGGCTTAACAATCAATGGTGTTGATGAGGATGGCAATGCACAGACATGGAATATTCTTCCTAATACTGCTGAAAATGCGGAAGAAATAACTGTACAAAATTACTACGGCCGGCTGTCACAAATTTCGGAATACTTTGTTGAAGATGCTGACTTTGTGAAGTTAAGAAGCTTAACCGTGGGTTATCAAATTCCGGCAAGATATCTCAGCAACCTGCCATTTAGTGATGCCTCAGTCTCTTTAGTAGGACGTAACCTCTGGTTAATTCACAGCAAAGTAGATAATGTGGATCCTGAGTCCACCTACAACACAAGTAACGGCCAGGGACTGGAATGGTTTGGAGTTCCCCAAACCAGAAGTTTTGGTTTGAATGTGAATCTTAAATTTTAA
- a CDS encoding carbohydrate-binding family 9-like protein has protein sequence MYIKPLGKKLSVFGLCGILVFISLETRRTFAFQGKNFSSHFSPETYVIHKTQSALTIDGILDETAWKQANWTDPFLDIQGDHLPTPRFETKAKMLWNADYLYLAAQLEEPHLWATIDERDAVIFMENNFEIFIDPDGDTHHYYELEVNALGTFWDLMLTQPYRTGGKPLNAWDIKGLEIGLDIRGTLNDPSDTDVGWTIEIAIPLTVLNQTIRGNQPRDGSQWRLNFSRVEWLTDVENGKYIKRINSETGRHFPEDNWVWSPQGVIDMHLPERWGIVQFSEEPPRSDVLFVPSEEMDAERLLRELYYRQRAYRAEHGKYAESITQLNAAQLFEEFDFQPDVKIQVLGNAYIMQLTVHNLNHIFYIREDSRTWKELKN, from the coding sequence ATGTATATTAAACCGCTGGGGAAAAAGCTTTCTGTTTTTGGTCTGTGCGGAATTCTTGTTTTCATCTCGCTGGAAACAAGAAGGACCTTTGCTTTCCAAGGCAAGAACTTTTCTTCTCATTTTTCTCCGGAAACCTATGTCATTCACAAAACTCAAAGCGCTTTAACCATTGACGGAATCCTGGATGAAACCGCATGGAAACAGGCTAACTGGACAGATCCTTTCCTGGATATCCAGGGAGATCACCTGCCAACTCCCCGGTTTGAAACAAAAGCCAAAATGTTGTGGAATGCCGACTATTTGTATCTCGCGGCGCAATTAGAAGAACCCCACCTCTGGGCCACAATTGATGAACGCGATGCCGTCATTTTCATGGAGAATAATTTTGAAATTTTTATTGATCCCGATGGCGATACTCACCACTATTACGAGCTGGAAGTAAATGCTCTGGGTACGTTTTGGGATTTGATGCTCACCCAACCCTACCGAACCGGAGGAAAACCACTCAACGCCTGGGATATTAAAGGATTGGAAATCGGGCTTGATATCAGAGGAACGTTGAATGATCCTTCGGATACCGATGTGGGCTGGACGATAGAAATAGCTATTCCATTAACTGTTCTCAATCAAACCATTCGCGGAAATCAGCCTCGGGATGGCTCTCAATGGAGGCTGAATTTCTCGCGGGTTGAATGGCTGACCGATGTTGAGAATGGGAAATATATCAAACGGATAAATTCCGAAACGGGAAGACATTTCCCGGAAGACAACTGGGTATGGTCGCCCCAGGGCGTGATTGATATGCACCTTCCCGAACGATGGGGCATCGTTCAATTTTCCGAGGAACCTCCCAGAAGTGACGTTCTTTTTGTTCCTTCCGAAGAGATGGATGCGGAAAGGTTGCTGAGGGAATTGTACTACCGCCAGCGTGCTTATCGGGCCGAGCATGGCAAGTATGCAGAAAGTATTACGCAATTGAATGCAGCTCAGCTTTTTGAGGAGTTTGACTTTCAGCCGGATGTAAAAATCCAGGTTCTGGGAAACGCTTACATCATGCAACTGACTGTCCACAATCTTAATCACATCTTTTATATCCGCGAAGACAGCCGGACGTGGAAGGAGTTAAAGAATTGA
- a CDS encoding family 10 glycosylhydrolase, protein MNRKSFLKKFGTGAVALTTLQALPFQTAKAFQGQKWTSKNYAWVSNHNGTDDELRARLELMKNAGLDGILPSGNYEKWIRLSEEFELDVHAWFVTLQRGGDQWLIENHPEWFMVNRNGESSVTNPAYVDYYKWLCPTRPEAQEYILGKLDEILKLSEIKSVHLDYIRYPDVILPIQLQPGYGIVQDKEYPEYDYCFCDACRSKYEKLYGEDPMDLENPTEHETFSQFRYNQVTHLVNKIAMKVHDHGVKLTAAVFPTPDIARSLVRQNWPDWNLDAVFPMQYNHFYHKPVEWIGHAAAEARKELPATTEMYSGLFVPEMTPVEVSQAYEFAMENGANGICIFSDHSMTQEHWDFLSRVLLKG, encoded by the coding sequence ATGAACAGAAAATCATTTCTTAAAAAATTTGGAACCGGGGCTGTTGCACTCACAACCTTGCAGGCGTTGCCATTTCAAACAGCAAAAGCTTTTCAGGGCCAAAAATGGACTTCTAAAAATTACGCCTGGGTTTCAAACCATAATGGAACGGACGATGAACTTCGAGCTCGTCTCGAGCTCATGAAAAACGCCGGGCTTGACGGTATTTTACCTTCCGGAAATTATGAAAAGTGGATTCGTTTGTCTGAAGAGTTTGAGCTGGATGTCCATGCCTGGTTTGTTACGCTTCAACGTGGTGGCGATCAGTGGTTGATCGAAAATCATCCCGAATGGTTTATGGTGAACCGAAATGGAGAATCATCCGTAACCAATCCCGCTTATGTGGATTACTACAAATGGCTTTGCCCGACCCGGCCGGAAGCACAGGAATATATTCTCGGCAAACTGGATGAAATTCTTAAGCTGTCTGAAATCAAAAGTGTTCACCTCGATTACATTCGTTATCCCGATGTGATTTTACCGATCCAGCTCCAGCCAGGATATGGAATTGTTCAGGATAAAGAATATCCTGAATATGATTATTGCTTTTGTGATGCGTGCCGAAGCAAATATGAGAAACTATACGGCGAAGACCCGATGGACCTTGAAAACCCAACCGAACACGAAACCTTTAGTCAGTTCCGCTATAACCAGGTGACTCATCTTGTGAATAAAATTGCTATGAAAGTGCACGATCATGGCGTGAAACTGACGGCCGCTGTTTTTCCCACTCCGGATATCGCGCGATCTCTTGTCCGCCAAAACTGGCCTGATTGGAATCTTGACGCCGTTTTCCCAATGCAGTACAATCACTTTTATCATAAACCTGTAGAGTGGATTGGTCACGCCGCAGCTGAGGCGAGGAAAGAATTACCGGCAACAACAGAAATGTACAGCGGGCTATTTGTCCCGGAAATGACTCCCGTGGAAGTCTCTCAAGCTTATGAGTTTGCGATGGAAAATGGCGCGAACGGAATTTGCATTTTTTCCGATCACAGTATGACTCAAGAACACTGGGATTTTCTTAGCCGGGTTTTGTTGAAGGGGTAA